One window from the genome of Amycolatopsis sp. NBC_01480 encodes:
- a CDS encoding methyltransferase: protein MSDEEVQPPTVVMAQLLDGFLLSQALFVLAEAGIATILDEEGPQTVAALAERTGSDAGVLARLIRSVTPHGVFRTEGDKVAVTALGATLSESHPQSLHGIAVGGMHLHYRAVAELGHTLKTGESAALKYFGKPYFDQVATDPAMAALFGRAMAVFSRTLRAGTFDGYRLPDGELIADLGGGDGTVLTELLRLDDRPDRRGIVFDLPGVVESARAVLAAAGLADRVETVAGNFFDEVPSADIYVLSWILHDWSDEEALRILRSVRAAAPAGARLIVVEQAVPEGDEPHPAKHMDLVMVSLLGGKERTGSEYRALLAEAGFAVERVVATSTPLVIFESVAP from the coding sequence ATGTCCGACGAAGAGGTCCAGCCGCCCACCGTGGTGATGGCGCAGCTGCTGGACGGTTTCCTGCTGTCCCAGGCGTTGTTCGTGCTCGCCGAAGCGGGGATCGCGACGATCCTGGACGAGGAGGGACCTCAGACGGTCGCGGCGCTGGCCGAGCGCACCGGGTCCGACGCCGGCGTGCTCGCCCGGCTGATCCGCTCCGTCACGCCGCACGGTGTCTTCCGGACCGAGGGCGACAAGGTGGCGGTCACCGCGCTCGGCGCGACGCTCTCCGAGAGCCACCCGCAGTCCCTGCACGGCATCGCGGTGGGCGGGATGCACCTGCACTACCGGGCCGTCGCCGAACTCGGGCACACCCTGAAGACCGGGGAGTCCGCGGCGCTGAAGTACTTCGGGAAGCCGTACTTCGACCAGGTCGCCACCGATCCGGCCATGGCCGCGCTCTTCGGCCGGGCGATGGCCGTGTTCTCCCGGACGCTGCGGGCCGGGACCTTCGACGGCTACCGGCTTCCGGACGGCGAGCTGATCGCCGACCTCGGCGGCGGCGACGGCACTGTCCTCACGGAACTGCTGCGTTTGGACGATCGGCCCGACCGGCGGGGCATCGTCTTCGACCTCCCCGGCGTCGTCGAGTCCGCGCGTGCGGTGCTCGCCGCCGCCGGGCTGGCCGACCGCGTCGAGACGGTCGCCGGCAACTTCTTCGACGAGGTCCCGTCCGCGGACATCTATGTGCTGAGCTGGATCCTGCACGATTGGAGCGACGAGGAAGCGCTGCGGATCCTGCGGTCGGTCCGGGCCGCGGCCCCGGCCGGCGCCCGGCTGATCGTCGTCGAGCAGGCCGTGCCCGAGGGGGACGAGCCCCATCCGGCCAAGCACATGGACCTGGTCATGGTGAGCCTGCTCGGGGGAAAGGAACGCACCGGGAGCGAGTACCGGGCGTTGCTCGCCGAGGCGGGTTTCGCCGTCGAACGGGTGGTGGCCACGTCGACCCCGCTGGTGATTTTCGAGTCGGTCGCCCCGTGA
- a CDS encoding sulfatase family protein has product MSSRVRLLLTAVLAVAVASTAACSTGGSATAQSTVAGTAGSKPNLVLVLTDDLSMNLLPYLPHVQEMAKTGTSFSNYTVTDSLCCPSRSSLFTGMLPHDTGVFTNSGADGGYGAFHGKGDDKSTYATSLQQAGYRTAMMGKYLNGYNPKSDGVPPGWNEWDVAGNGYPEFNYDLNENGTVKHYGKTPSDYLVDVMAGKAAQFVTSSASAHTPFAIELATFAPHAPYTPAPRDAGAFPGLTAPRGPAFDTLPSSPPPWLASRTPLTDKEKAAINKAFRKRAQAVQSVDKMIGTVESALDQAGVRGATDIVFTSDNGYHMGEYRLTPGKQTAYDTDVHVPLVVTGPGVKAGATVASPVENIDLRPTFEALAGAATPAAVDGESLVPLLNGTTPPAWRTVGLVEHHGPDFDPADPDKPGKNSGNPTTYEAIRSTTYTYVEYADGTKEYYDRSTDPQELHNTVAQLPPDTAKKLHETLQAMTSCHGAAACRH; this is encoded by the coding sequence ATGTCCTCTCGCGTCCGTCTCCTCCTGACCGCGGTACTGGCGGTGGCAGTGGCTTCGACCGCCGCTTGCTCGACCGGCGGTTCGGCCACTGCCCAGTCCACCGTCGCCGGAACCGCGGGCAGCAAGCCGAACCTCGTCCTCGTGCTCACCGACGACCTGTCGATGAACCTGCTGCCGTACCTGCCGCACGTGCAGGAGATGGCCAAGACCGGCACGTCGTTCAGCAATTACACGGTCACCGACTCGCTGTGCTGCCCGTCGCGGTCGTCGCTGTTCACCGGGATGCTGCCGCACGACACCGGGGTGTTCACCAATAGCGGCGCCGACGGCGGCTACGGCGCCTTCCACGGCAAAGGCGACGACAAGTCGACCTACGCGACCTCGTTGCAGCAGGCCGGATACCGCACGGCGATGATGGGCAAGTACCTGAACGGCTACAACCCGAAGAGCGACGGCGTGCCGCCGGGCTGGAACGAGTGGGACGTCGCCGGCAACGGGTACCCCGAGTTCAATTACGACCTCAACGAAAACGGCACGGTCAAGCACTACGGCAAGACCCCGAGCGACTACCTGGTCGACGTGATGGCCGGCAAGGCCGCGCAGTTCGTGACCAGCTCGGCGAGCGCGCACACACCGTTCGCGATCGAGCTGGCCACCTTCGCGCCACACGCCCCGTACACCCCGGCGCCGCGCGACGCCGGTGCGTTCCCCGGCCTCACCGCGCCGCGCGGGCCCGCGTTCGACACCCTGCCGTCCTCGCCGCCGCCGTGGCTCGCGTCGCGGACTCCGTTGACCGACAAGGAAAAGGCGGCCATCAACAAGGCGTTCCGCAAGCGGGCGCAGGCTGTGCAGTCGGTGGACAAGATGATCGGCACGGTGGAGTCCGCGCTGGACCAGGCCGGCGTGCGCGGGGCCACCGACATCGTGTTCACCTCGGACAACGGCTACCACATGGGTGAGTACCGGCTCACCCCCGGCAAGCAGACCGCGTACGACACCGACGTGCACGTGCCGCTGGTGGTCACCGGGCCCGGCGTCAAGGCCGGGGCGACGGTGGCCAGCCCGGTGGAGAACATCGATCTGCGACCGACCTTCGAGGCGCTGGCCGGCGCCGCGACGCCCGCGGCGGTGGACGGCGAAAGCTTGGTGCCGCTGCTGAACGGGACCACCCCGCCGGCGTGGCGCACGGTCGGGCTGGTCGAGCACCACGGCCCGGACTTCGACCCGGCCGACCCGGACAAACCGGGGAAGAACAGCGGCAACCCGACCACGTACGAGGCGATCCGCAGCACCACGTACACCTACGTCGAGTACGCCGACGGCACCAAGGAGTACTACGACCGCAGCACGGACCCGCAGGAGCTGCACAACACCGTGGCCCAGCTGCCGCCGGACACCGCGAAGAAACTGCACGAAACGTTGCAGGCCATGACTTCCTGCCACGGGGCGGCCGCCTGCCGGCACTGA
- a CDS encoding NADP-dependent oxidoreductase, translating to MPTQTMKAIRLHEFGGPEVLRHEEVPVPAPGPGEVLIRVHAIGLNPPDWYAREGMPDVPAELKPPMTLPLIPGTDVSGVVETGDGFEPGDEVFGLLRFPTALQAGAYAEYVTAPASDLALKPAGVGHAHAAALAMSGLTAWQFLIDLGHDHPSPFQAAQHRPIPLGPGTTVLVNGAAGGVGHLALQLAKWQGARVIAVASGAHEDFLRELGADEFIDYTKDRPEELARDLDLVLDTVGGPHSRRFLPAVKRGGSLYPVYFGEFDDEENAKLGVTVTAAQVRSDGAQLAELGRLLADGTIRVAIDSTFPLQDARAAHERAARGHIRGKIVLTVP from the coding sequence GTGCCGACACAGACCATGAAGGCGATCCGGCTGCACGAGTTCGGCGGCCCCGAAGTGCTGCGCCACGAGGAAGTGCCGGTGCCCGCGCCGGGGCCGGGCGAAGTGCTCATCCGCGTGCACGCGATCGGCCTCAACCCGCCCGACTGGTATGCCCGCGAGGGCATGCCCGACGTCCCGGCCGAGCTGAAGCCCCCGATGACCCTCCCCCTGATCCCGGGGACCGACGTCTCCGGCGTCGTCGAGACCGGAGACGGCTTCGAGCCCGGAGACGAGGTGTTCGGCCTGCTGCGCTTCCCCACCGCGCTCCAGGCCGGCGCGTACGCCGAGTACGTCACCGCGCCCGCGTCCGACCTCGCCCTCAAGCCCGCCGGCGTCGGCCACGCGCACGCCGCCGCGCTGGCCATGTCGGGGCTGACCGCGTGGCAGTTCCTGATCGACCTCGGGCACGACCACCCGTCACCGTTCCAGGCCGCCCAGCACCGCCCGATCCCCCTCGGCCCGGGGACCACGGTCCTGGTCAACGGCGCGGCCGGCGGCGTCGGGCACCTCGCCCTGCAACTGGCCAAATGGCAGGGCGCGCGCGTGATCGCCGTGGCCTCCGGCGCCCACGAGGACTTCCTGCGCGAACTCGGCGCCGACGAGTTCATCGACTACACGAAGGACCGGCCCGAAGAGCTCGCGCGCGACCTCGACCTGGTCCTGGACACCGTCGGCGGCCCGCACAGCCGTCGTTTCCTGCCGGCCGTCAAACGCGGCGGATCCCTTTACCCCGTGTACTTCGGCGAGTTCGACGACGAGGAGAACGCGAAGCTGGGCGTCACGGTCACCGCCGCCCAGGTCCGCTCGGACGGCGCCCAGCTCGCCGAACTCGGGCGCCTGCTGGCGGACGGCACGATCCGCGTGGCGATCGACAGCACCTTCCCGCTCCAGGACGCCCGGGCGGCGCACGAGCGAGCTGCGCGGGGCCACATCCGGGGCAAGATCGTGCTGACCGTCCCCTGA
- a CDS encoding cysteine/serine endopeptidase inhibitor — MKTLLKAAGAVASAAALTVSIGGIAGASPATSGSATYYTDAGYGACGTQINASTDMLVAAPAALWTTPNPNNDPLCAQSIRVTYNGTTITVPIKDKCPTCDPGKIDLSLPAFQQLADPNLGIIQLDWEIQ, encoded by the coding sequence ATGAAAACCCTGCTGAAGGCCGCCGGCGCGGTCGCTTCCGCGGCCGCTCTCACCGTCTCCATCGGAGGGATCGCCGGCGCGAGCCCCGCCACCAGCGGCAGCGCCACGTACTACACCGACGCGGGTTACGGGGCCTGCGGAACGCAGATCAACGCGAGCACGGACATGCTGGTCGCCGCCCCGGCCGCGCTCTGGACCACGCCAAACCCGAACAACGACCCGTTGTGCGCCCAGTCGATCCGGGTCACCTACAACGGCACAACGATCACCGTGCCGATCAAGGACAAATGCCCCACCTGCGATCCCGGCAAGATCGACCTCAGCCTGCCCGCCTTCCAGCAGCTGGCCGACCCGAACCTCGGGATCATCCAGCTGGACTGGGAAATCCAGTAG
- a CDS encoding LuxR C-terminal-related transcriptional regulator, with translation MSSTGREQPSGAGLPYAPGGAAAVRASAAEPPERDHALRAIAMANNGENRDQVIREAVFVLRSPGRHDVLSFWYAAMALVHAGETDLAGEHCDRVLATESAEALGEFAFALRGRLAWLQGDPATAAEILDQALERGPRLRDLLVAWSTSAHVSRGDLDTAYRRILDHVCGEPPSEDKAELLAALGELELAAERHDVARTAFLECGRLLTERGVRNPAVVPWRSRAALCAHASGRHRLASVLADRELRLARRWPDPRTLSVAIHAHAVVGSRTSGEAREAADLLAQGPATEDLLRARYDLAHFLSAERQCPQAAAMFGEVRDLARKAGYAAWAERAEAALHRLTRQAGDRLTGQQRKIAELARSGLSNRSIAEQQFLTVRTVEFHLSSVYRKLGVAGRRELATLPVPLP, from the coding sequence TTGTCGTCGACGGGGAGGGAACAGCCATCGGGCGCCGGGCTGCCGTACGCGCCGGGTGGCGCTGCCGCCGTGCGGGCCTCGGCCGCGGAGCCGCCCGAACGCGACCATGCGCTGCGCGCGATCGCGATGGCCAACAACGGCGAGAACCGGGACCAGGTGATCCGCGAGGCCGTTTTCGTGCTGCGCTCGCCGGGCCGGCACGACGTGCTGTCGTTCTGGTACGCCGCGATGGCGCTCGTGCACGCCGGGGAGACCGACCTCGCCGGGGAACACTGCGACCGGGTGCTGGCCACTGAAAGCGCGGAAGCCCTGGGGGAGTTCGCTTTCGCGTTGCGGGGCCGGCTGGCCTGGCTGCAGGGTGATCCCGCCACGGCGGCGGAAATCCTGGACCAGGCCCTCGAACGCGGACCGCGGCTGCGTGATCTGCTCGTGGCGTGGTCGACGTCCGCGCACGTCAGCCGGGGCGACCTCGACACGGCGTACCGCCGGATACTCGACCACGTCTGCGGCGAGCCCCCCAGCGAGGACAAGGCCGAACTCCTTGCCGCGCTGGGGGAACTGGAGCTGGCGGCCGAACGCCACGACGTGGCCAGGACGGCGTTCCTCGAATGCGGCCGGCTGCTCACCGAGCGCGGGGTGCGGAATCCGGCCGTCGTCCCGTGGCGGTCGCGGGCCGCGTTGTGCGCCCACGCGTCCGGACGGCACCGGCTGGCCTCGGTGCTCGCCGACCGTGAGCTGAGACTGGCCCGACGGTGGCCGGATCCGCGCACGCTCAGCGTCGCGATCCACGCGCACGCCGTGGTGGGGAGCCGGACTTCCGGCGAGGCCCGCGAAGCCGCGGACCTGCTCGCCCAGGGCCCGGCCACGGAAGACCTGCTCCGCGCGCGTTACGACCTGGCGCACTTCCTCAGCGCCGAGCGGCAGTGCCCGCAGGCCGCCGCGATGTTCGGCGAAGTACGGGATCTCGCGCGCAAGGCGGGTTACGCGGCCTGGGCCGAGCGCGCGGAAGCCGCGTTGCACCGGCTGACCCGCCAGGCCGGCGACCGGCTGACCGGGCAGCAGCGCAAGATCGCGGAGCTGGCCCGGTCCGGGCTGAGCAACCGCAGCATCGCCGAGCAGCAGTTCCTCACCGTGCGGACGGTGGAGTTCCACCTCTCGAGCGTCTACCGCAAGCTCGGCGTGGCCGGCCGGCGCGAGCTGGCCACGCTGCCCGTGCCGCTGCCCTGA
- a CDS encoding M4 family metallopeptidase yields the protein MRWIRLAAAAGAVGIVAGATPAAAAVDGTGHGYHAGTVALSTSQRTDGTFELLDGQRGGGETRFFPKNPASSPPTRETSEPITSPGNTWGDGKAGTLETTAVDVHYGLGEAWDYFKTVHGREGVRGDGKGIVTYLYRDTFPGSSFSSTCSCLRFAFGDTIRPATDLQTVGHEFTHAVTASTAKLANDGEPAALNEATSDIFGVLIRFYAQNPADPADYVIPDGSEDAQAPEKPLRYMDDPAKDGKSPSCWSPGLKDLDEHYGSGVGNKFFFTLAVGSGKSAWGDSPTCGDAPAVTGIGNDKAARIWYRALTTVMVSNTNYSGARQATLRAAADLYGEGSSEQSSVQAAWLAVGVDGSDPIPPVPPVPQDPVVTAPLPDLIQVGTPLQVQVPATDPQDDPLTFTAANLPPGLTISPSGLVSGTPTTAGYYVITVTATDPAGHAGSDRSIWKVEPAARG from the coding sequence ATGCGGTGGATCAGGCTGGCCGCGGCGGCTGGGGCCGTCGGGATCGTGGCGGGCGCGACGCCGGCCGCGGCGGCGGTGGACGGCACGGGCCACGGGTACCACGCCGGGACGGTGGCGCTGAGCACGAGCCAGCGGACCGACGGCACGTTCGAACTGCTCGACGGGCAGCGCGGGGGCGGCGAAACGCGGTTCTTCCCGAAGAATCCCGCGTCCAGCCCGCCGACCCGGGAGACCAGCGAGCCCATCACCTCGCCCGGAAACACTTGGGGCGACGGGAAAGCCGGCACTCTGGAGACGACGGCCGTCGACGTGCACTACGGCCTCGGCGAGGCCTGGGACTACTTCAAGACCGTGCACGGCCGCGAGGGCGTCCGGGGCGACGGCAAGGGCATCGTCACGTACCTCTACCGGGACACCTTTCCCGGCTCGTCGTTCAGCAGCACCTGCTCCTGCCTGAGGTTCGCTTTCGGCGACACGATCCGGCCGGCGACCGACCTGCAGACCGTCGGGCACGAGTTCACCCACGCGGTCACCGCGTCGACCGCGAAGCTGGCCAACGACGGTGAGCCGGCCGCCCTCAACGAGGCGACCAGCGACATCTTCGGCGTCCTGATCAGGTTCTACGCGCAGAACCCGGCCGACCCCGCGGACTACGTGATCCCGGACGGGTCCGAGGACGCCCAGGCGCCCGAGAAACCGTTGCGCTACATGGACGATCCGGCCAAGGACGGCAAGTCGCCGTCGTGCTGGTCCCCCGGTCTCAAGGACCTCGACGAGCACTACGGCTCGGGCGTCGGCAACAAGTTCTTCTTCACCCTGGCCGTCGGCAGCGGCAAGTCCGCCTGGGGCGACAGCCCGACCTGCGGCGACGCGCCCGCGGTGACCGGCATCGGCAACGACAAGGCCGCCCGGATCTGGTACCGCGCGCTGACCACCGTGATGGTGTCGAACACCAACTACTCCGGCGCGCGGCAGGCGACCCTGCGCGCGGCCGCCGACCTCTACGGCGAGGGCAGCAGCGAGCAGTCCTCGGTCCAGGCTGCCTGGCTGGCCGTCGGGGTCGACGGCTCGGACCCGATCCCGCCCGTGCCGCCGGTGCCGCAGGACCCGGTGGTCACCGCGCCGCTGCCGGACCTGATCCAGGTCGGCACGCCGCTGCAGGTGCAGGTGCCGGCGACCGACCCGCAGGACGACCCGCTGACCTTCACCGCGGCCAACCTCCCGCCGGGCCTGACGATCAGCCCGAGCGGGCTGGTCTCCGGCACCCCGACGACCGCCGGTTACTACGTGATCACCGTGACCGCGACCGATCCGGCCGGGCACGCCGGGAGCGACCGTTCCATCTGGAAGGTCGAGCCGGCAGCGCGCGGCTGA
- a CDS encoding RICIN domain-containing protein: MPLNRRHFVTGAVATLLAGATVRPISAGATALRQTVAPARGGLYTPNAAPLQPTAFLKLPPGAVTARGWLAGQLQLQLDGLCGHYPETSHFLNFDTNGWVHPEYGGWEEVPYWLRGYLDLAAVTGDATALATAHRWVDAVLATQQSDGFFGPTELRTKFRGGPHFWPYLPMMQALRSWEEYSGDARIVSFLTRFLQYMNAQGQDAFEADWLYVRWGDGLDSVFWLFNRTGDAFLLDLADKIHRYGADWVGNLPTLHNVNVAQGFREPAQYSLRSGDASLVQASYQDYATIMGTYGQFAGGGFAGDENARPGFGDPRQGFETCGIVEFMASHQLLTRLTGDPVWADRCEDLAFNLLPAALDPAGRAVHYITSANSIDLDDVVKTEGQFQNGFAMQAYLPAVDQYRCCPHNYGMGWPYFTEELWLATPDNGLAAAMYAASSVTAKVADGTSVTIAEDTTYPFSEQITLTVQTPKDLAFPLYLRIPAWCAAPQVTVAGAPVTVPAGPAFAKVDRTWRNGDVVKLTLPQQTSVRTWSANHDSLSVDHGPLTYSLEIGEQYESLGGSAQFPEYAVHATTPWNYGLAVDPGTAASAMTFAASGGPLPANPFTPDAVPVKITAPARKIAEWTADDQDVVTTLQASPALSVAEVESVTLIPMGAARLRITSFPTASPDGHPWSPGGGGAAFRIMNRNSGKVLGVDRMSTADSARVVQFADNGTADHLWHLVANGDGWYRIRNVNSGKVIGVDRMATSDSAQVVQFADTGTADHLWQLMDNGDGWWRLKNRNSGKVLGVDQMSTADSAQVVQFADNGTADHLWQLVANGQVRIENRNSAKVLGVDQMSTADSARVVQFADSGTADHLWTFESTADGWLLIRNVNSGKVLGVDRMSTADSAQVVQFSDNGTADHQWRLLDDGSGWFRIMNRNSGKVLSVDQMSKADSAQVVQFADSGTADHLWRLR, from the coding sequence GTGCCGCTGAACCGTAGACACTTCGTCACCGGAGCCGTTGCGACTCTGCTGGCCGGAGCGACCGTCAGGCCCATTTCCGCCGGGGCCACGGCCCTCCGCCAGACAGTCGCCCCAGCGCGAGGCGGGCTGTACACGCCGAATGCCGCGCCGCTGCAACCCACCGCGTTCCTCAAGCTCCCGCCCGGCGCCGTCACCGCTCGCGGCTGGCTCGCCGGGCAACTGCAACTGCAGCTCGACGGGCTCTGCGGGCACTACCCCGAGACGTCGCACTTCCTGAACTTCGACACCAACGGCTGGGTGCACCCCGAATACGGGGGCTGGGAGGAGGTGCCCTACTGGCTGCGCGGTTACCTCGACCTCGCCGCCGTGACCGGGGACGCCACCGCGCTGGCCACCGCGCACCGCTGGGTCGACGCGGTCCTGGCCACCCAGCAGTCCGACGGCTTCTTCGGCCCGACGGAGCTGCGCACCAAGTTCCGGGGCGGCCCGCACTTCTGGCCGTACCTGCCGATGATGCAGGCGCTGCGGTCCTGGGAGGAGTACTCCGGCGACGCGCGGATCGTCTCGTTCCTGACGCGGTTCCTGCAGTACATGAACGCGCAGGGCCAGGACGCGTTCGAGGCGGACTGGCTGTACGTGCGCTGGGGCGACGGCCTGGACAGCGTGTTCTGGCTGTTCAACCGCACCGGCGACGCGTTCCTGCTCGACCTCGCCGACAAGATCCACCGCTACGGCGCGGACTGGGTCGGGAACCTGCCGACCCTGCACAACGTCAACGTGGCCCAGGGTTTCCGCGAGCCCGCGCAGTACTCGCTGCGCTCCGGTGACGCGTCGCTGGTGCAGGCGAGTTATCAGGACTACGCCACGATCATGGGGACGTACGGGCAGTTCGCCGGCGGCGGGTTCGCCGGGGACGAGAACGCGCGGCCCGGCTTCGGCGACCCGCGGCAGGGCTTCGAAACCTGCGGGATCGTCGAATTCATGGCCAGCCACCAATTGCTGACGCGGCTGACCGGCGACCCGGTGTGGGCCGACCGCTGCGAAGACCTCGCGTTCAACTTGCTGCCCGCCGCACTCGATCCCGCCGGGCGCGCGGTGCACTACATCACCAGCGCGAACAGCATCGACCTCGACGACGTGGTCAAGACCGAGGGCCAGTTCCAGAACGGCTTCGCGATGCAGGCCTACCTGCCCGCCGTCGACCAGTACCGCTGCTGCCCGCACAACTACGGCATGGGCTGGCCGTACTTCACCGAGGAACTCTGGCTGGCCACCCCGGACAACGGGCTCGCGGCGGCGATGTACGCGGCCAGCAGCGTCACGGCGAAGGTCGCCGACGGCACTTCAGTGACCATCGCCGAGGACACGACCTATCCGTTCTCGGAGCAGATCACCCTGACCGTCCAGACACCGAAGGACCTGGCTTTCCCGCTGTACCTCCGGATTCCGGCCTGGTGTGCGGCGCCGCAGGTCACGGTGGCGGGCGCGCCGGTGACGGTGCCGGCCGGGCCCGCGTTCGCGAAAGTCGACCGGACCTGGCGCAACGGCGACGTCGTGAAGCTGACCCTGCCGCAGCAGACTTCCGTGCGGACCTGGAGCGCGAACCACGACTCCCTTTCGGTCGACCACGGCCCGCTGACGTACTCGCTGGAGATCGGGGAGCAGTACGAATCGCTCGGCGGGAGCGCGCAGTTCCCGGAGTACGCGGTGCACGCGACCACGCCGTGGAACTACGGGCTGGCCGTCGACCCGGGGACCGCGGCGTCGGCGATGACGTTCGCTGCGTCGGGCGGTCCCTTGCCTGCCAACCCGTTCACCCCGGACGCGGTGCCGGTGAAGATCACCGCGCCCGCGCGGAAGATCGCCGAGTGGACCGCGGACGACCAGGACGTCGTGACCACGCTGCAGGCGTCGCCGGCGCTCAGTGTGGCTGAGGTCGAGTCGGTCACGCTGATCCCGATGGGTGCCGCTCGGCTGCGCATCACGTCCTTCCCGACGGCCTCGCCGGACGGGCACCCGTGGTCGCCGGGCGGCGGCGGGGCGGCGTTCCGGATCATGAACCGCAACTCCGGCAAGGTGCTGGGCGTGGACCGGATGTCCACGGCGGACAGTGCGCGGGTCGTCCAGTTCGCCGACAACGGGACCGCCGACCACCTCTGGCACCTGGTCGCGAACGGCGACGGCTGGTACCGGATCCGCAATGTCAACTCGGGCAAGGTGATCGGGGTGGATCGAATGGCCACTTCGGACAGTGCGCAGGTGGTCCAGTTCGCCGACACCGGCACTGCCGACCATCTGTGGCAGCTGATGGACAACGGCGACGGCTGGTGGCGGCTGAAGAACCGCAACTCCGGCAAGGTGCTGGGCGTAGACCAGATGTCCACGGCGGACAGTGCGCAGGTGGTGCAGTTCGCGGACAACGGGACCGCCGACCACCTCTGGCAGCTGGTGGCGAACGGCCAGGTGCGGATCGAGAACCGGAACTCGGCGAAGGTGCTGGGCGTCGACCAGATGTCGACGGCCGACAGCGCCCGCGTCGTCCAATTCGCGGACAGCGGCACAGCCGATCACCTGTGGACGTTCGAGTCCACTGCGGACGGCTGGCTGCTGATCCGCAACGTCAACTCGGGCAAGGTGCTGGGCGTGGACCGGATGTCCACGGCGGACAGCGCGCAGGTCGTCCAGTTCTCCGACAACGGCACGGCCGATCACCAGTGGCGCCTGCTCGACGACGGCAGCGGCTGGTTCCGGATCATGAACCGGAACTCGGGCAAGGTGCTCAGCGTGGATCAGATGTCCAAAGCGGACAGTGCGCAGGTGGTCCAGTTCGCGGACAGCGGCACCGCGGACCACCTGTGGCGGCTGCGCTAG
- a CDS encoding maleylpyruvate isomerase family mycothiol-dependent enzyme has product MSQLVDRTITALRSEHDTLAGLVRTLTDEQLATTSGASDWTVAQALSHLGSGAEIGLAPIARAAGETVAAEDNQTIWARWDASSPRAQAEGFLEHNARWLETVEALTPEQRSSLSVDLGFLPEPVPLLTAVAMRLNEVANHSWDVRVAFEPDAGVDAESAAVLVEHLTGPLGFMLGFFAKPAELADPVSLAIPGGGLVIDDAVTVVDHLDAPSATFNGSAEAFVRLVSGRLKAPYDQGVTAEGNLTLDDLRKVFPGY; this is encoded by the coding sequence ATGAGCCAACTCGTGGACCGCACGATCACCGCACTCCGCTCCGAGCACGACACGCTGGCCGGCCTGGTCCGCACCCTCACCGACGAGCAGCTGGCCACCACCAGCGGCGCCTCGGACTGGACCGTCGCCCAGGCCCTTTCCCACCTCGGCAGCGGCGCGGAGATCGGCCTCGCGCCGATCGCCCGGGCCGCCGGCGAGACCGTGGCCGCCGAGGACAACCAGACCATCTGGGCCCGCTGGGACGCGTCTTCGCCGCGCGCGCAGGCCGAGGGGTTCCTGGAGCACAACGCCCGCTGGCTCGAAACCGTCGAGGCCCTCACGCCCGAGCAGCGCTCGTCGTTGAGCGTCGACCTCGGTTTCCTGCCGGAGCCGGTCCCGCTGCTGACCGCGGTGGCCATGCGGCTCAACGAGGTCGCCAACCACTCGTGGGACGTGCGGGTGGCCTTCGAACCGGACGCCGGGGTCGATGCCGAGTCGGCCGCGGTGCTCGTCGAGCACCTGACCGGGCCGCTCGGCTTCATGCTGGGCTTCTTCGCCAAGCCGGCCGAGCTCGCCGACCCGGTCTCGCTCGCGATCCCCGGCGGCGGCCTGGTGATCGACGACGCGGTCACCGTCGTCGACCACCTCGACGCGCCGTCCGCGACGTTCAACGGCTCGGCGGAGGCGTTCGTCCGCCTGGTCAGCGGCCGCCTCAAGGCCCCGTACGACCAGGGCGTCACCGCCGAGGGCAACCTGACCCTGGACGACCTGCGGAAGGTGTTCCCCGGCTACTGA